A single window of Nicotiana sylvestris chromosome 3, ASM39365v2, whole genome shotgun sequence DNA harbors:
- the LOC104221919 gene encoding uncharacterized protein, protein MGDYNAVLHPQDRQYGSEVQEIETKDFKEYMSDTGMNELQYVGRSYTWTNHHTYSRIDKGLVNANWMMTMPNMKVQVLEPLVSDHSPLKLVITQAQGKKNRPFRFFNFIVDHSQFMQQIEIAWKERSTKGIMQAVWNNLKSTKEAIKRINIQHYKWVDERIKEIRKKLQLVQEEMSSRLQNKELIEKEKALKCELEKWGKIEESIYKQRSRVQW, encoded by the coding sequence ATGGGGGATTATAATGCTGTTTTACACCCACAAGATAGACAATATGGATCTGAGGTACAAGAGATTGAAACAAAAGACTTCAAGGAGTATATGAGTGACACAGGGATGAATGAATTACAATATGTGGGAAGGAGTTACACATGGACTAACCATCATACTTATAGTAGGATAGACAAGGGGCTTGTGAATGCCAACTGGATGATGACAATGCCAAATATGAAAGTGCAGGTGCTAGAGCCACTAGTATCTGACCATTCACCACTGAAGTTAGTGATCACTCAGGCACAAGGAAAGAAGAACAGGCCATTCAGATTTTTCAATTTCATTGTTGATCACTCACAATTCATGCAACAAATTGAGATAGCTTGGAAAGAAAGGAGTACAAAAGGGATAATGCAGGCAGTATGGAACAATCTTAAAAGTACAAAGGAGGCAATCAAAAGAATAAACATACAGCACTATAAATGGGTTGATGAAAGGATAAAGGAGATTAGGAAGAAGCTGCAGTTGGTGCAAGAGGAAATGAGCTCTAGACTACAGAATAAAGAGCTAATTGAGAAAGAGAAAGCATTGAAGTGTGAACTAGAAAAATGGGGAAAGATTGAAGAGAGTATATACAAACAAAGATCCAGAGTACAATGGTAA
- the LOC104221918 gene encoding uncharacterized protein, with product MHSYYIKDRHIWEIQLKQTSWIVSKIIKANETFMKAGFSYDDIMKMNNCSIKDIYHRLRGRFDKVSWRRVVCHNTGCPRWTFVLTMASHGKLYTRDRLQSWGVQVDQECVLCKQANEIIQHLFFECSYANAIWSTLLAWQGIKRSVNGWDEELRWAEKWTKRKTTTVELYKMVLATTVYYVWQERNARTFQAKTKGWELICKKIIQELHCRSSRHTEKILHSLDWYPLQ from the coding sequence ATGCACAGTTACTATATCAAAGATAGACACATATGGGAAATTCAACTGAAACAAACATCCTGGATAGTAAGTAAGATCATTAAAGCAAATGAGACATTTATGAAGGCAGGATTCAGCTATGATGATATCATGAAGATGAACAACTGTTCGATAAAAGACATATACCACAGACTGCGAGGAAGATTTGACAAAGTCAGCTGGAGAAGAGTCGTTTGTCACAACACAGGATGCCCCAGGTGGACTTTTGTTCTAACTATGGCATCACATGGCAAATTATACACAAGAGATAGACTACAGAGTTGGGGAGTACAAGTGGATCAAGAATGTGTTCTATGCAAGCAAGCTAATGAAATCATACAACATTTGTTCTTTGAATGCTCATATGCAAATGCAATATGGAGCACACTATTAGCATGGCAAGGGATTAAAAGATCAGTAAATGGATGGGATGAGGAACTAAGATGGGCTGAGAAGTGGACTAAGAGGAAAACAACAACAGTTGAGCTATATAAAATGGTATTAGCAACAACAGTGTACTATGTGTGGCAAGAAAGGAATGCTCGAACTTTCCAAGCTAAGACAAAAGGGTGGGAGTTAATATGCAAGAAGATAATACAAGAGCTGCATTGTCGAAGTAGTAGGCATACAGAGAAAATCCTACATAGCCTAGACTGGTATCCGTTGCAATAG
- the LOC104221920 gene encoding uncharacterized protein encodes MKAWSEEFNVQDKVLKTIPLWVRFPNPPINCWSMKALSKIGSTLGNPVYADECTIGSIRISYARMLIEMDITKPLPRSVKLQDPKGRLILQEVTYDWEPKYCTKCLKIGHDCAEIKTAQSQRMIQQRKVIKGKQVWLRTDRDGGNEKKVNEQQKITEPTQQSEPESKDKDAQKRMRGG; translated from the coding sequence ATGAAAGCATGGTCAGAAGAGTTCAATGTACAAGATAAAGTTCTGAAAACTATTCCCTTGTGGGTGAGATTCCCTAACCCACCTATCAATTGTTGGAGTATGAAAGCATTAAGCAAGATCGGTAGTACATTGGGGAATCCGGTGTATGCTGATGAATGCACTATTGGCTCAATTAGGATTTCTTATGCAAGAATGCTAATTGAAATGGATATCACTAAACCTCTACCTAGGTCTGTGAAGCTACAAGACCCTAAGGGGAGGTTAATCCTACAGGAAGTTACTTATGACTGGGAGCCAAAATACTGCACAAAGTGTTTGAAAATAGGACATGATTGTGCTGAGATTAAAACAGCACAATCACAAAGGATGATTCAACAGAGGAAGGTGATCAAAGGCAAGCAAGTCTGGCTCAGAACAGATAGAGATGGTGGAAATGAAAAGAAGGTGAATGAACAACAGAAAATAACTGAGCCTACTCAACAGTCAGAGCCAGAATCAAAAGACAAAGATGCACAAAAAAGGATGAGGGGTGGATAA
- the LOC138888565 gene encoding secreted RxLR effector protein 78-like, which produces MDTLIDNTQSAFVSGRVITDNIILSHKLVKGYGRKGVSPRCMMKLDMQKAYDSIEWPFMEQVLNSLAFPDQFVIWIMACMETVTYTVMINGALIKPFEAKKGLRHGDPMSPFLFVLAMEYLTRSLKILNQNPDFNYHPKCAKMQILQLGFADDFLLF; this is translated from the coding sequence ATGGATACACTGATTGACAATACACAGTCTGCATTTGTGTCTGGTAGAGTAATTACTGATAACATTATCCTGAGCCATAAACTAGTGAAAGGATATGGAAGGAAAGGGGTATCACCTAGATGTATGATGAAATTGGATATGCAAAAAGCTTATGACTCAATTGAATGGCCTTTCATGGAACAGGTGTTGAATTCTTTGGCCTTTCCAGACCAATTTGTGATATGGATCATGGCTTGTATGGAAACTGTTACATATACAGTTATGATCAATGGAGCTCTGATAAAGCCTTTTGAAGCCAAGAAGGGGTTGAGGCACGGGGACCCAATGTCTCCATTCCTGTTTGTGCTGGCAATGGAATACTTAACAAGGAGCTTAAAGATACTGAATCAAAACCCAGACTTCAACTATCATCCCAAGTGTGCAAAGATGCAAATTTTGCAACTTGGTTTTGCTGATGATTTTTTATTGTTTTGA